A genome region from Bufo gargarizans isolate SCDJY-AF-19 chromosome 2, ASM1485885v1, whole genome shotgun sequence includes the following:
- the LOC122926034 gene encoding protocadherin alpha-3-like yields the protein MFYQREDFQAKGRFIHFFLLHIYWDVVLSQLHYIIPEESKHGTFVGRIAQDLGLDIGEINFRMLHIVSRDEKEYFQINLQNGILFVKETIDREWICPITPFCIIHLQVIVDKPVQIYRVEVEIEDINDNSPVFSSSVTNLVISELIPPGSRFPLKIAADPDLGTNSVTNYELSGSDYFALDFQKYINQIKSLDLVLNTNLDREKQSVYNLTLTAYDGGKPRLSGNTHILVNVEDVNDNAPLFDQPFYQCTVNENAVEGTLVFKLNATDLDEGKNGKILYGFSNMVSWEANEAFILDKYTGEIRVKGKLDFETANMYEIQVEAIDHGDVQLIGHCKVLVTVVDVNDNPPEMTVTSLSVPVPENSSQGTIVAIISVRDKDSSLNGKVNCYISESSPFKINPAFMSDFSLTVNGPLDREVKDEYEVIITARDEGSPSLSISKTIKIVISDVNDNAPRFVQSVDTIFIKENNPPGSHIFTVSAYDPDIGQNSFITYSIRERTIDGIPISSYISINPENGKIFALVSFDHEQIAYFQCYIKATDAGLQALSSNLTLNIFIEDINDNAPTFTRLHSELTIKTSRSAEPGHLITKVKAVDLDSGYNAWTFYKLKDLGGSGKSPFAIAHQTGEITLKRSLTDSDNDEHRLYVIAQDHGEPFMTAETQIVISVVESGEELKFDNQETKVTFEVFSDENIYLVVAICIISSIFLITLIVFSVLRWQKYRDEVNELKENYKICSNTGGSWMYSQHTQYQISSNSLRPKSDLIVFTPNNFQTPGNEEQVNPQGFIVNSSYKVR from the coding sequence atgttctatCAGAGAGAGGATTTTCAAGCAAAGGGCAGATTTATCCATTTCTTTTTGCTACACATTTATTGGGATGTTGTCCTGAGTCAGCTCCATTATATCATTCCGGAGGAATCTAAGCATGGCACCTTTGTTGGAAGAATTGCTCAGGATCTTGGACTGGATATAGGTGAGATTAATTTCAGAATGTTACATATTGTCTCTAGAGATGAGAAGGAATATTTCCAGATTAATCTACAGAATGGGATCTTGTTTGTTAAAGAGACAATAGATAGGGAATGGATCTGTCCAATTACACCCTTCTGTATTATTCATCTGCAGGTCATTGTAGACAAGCCTGTGCAGATATATCGTGTAGAAGTAGAAATAGAAGATATAAATGACAATAGTCCAGTATTCTCCTCAAGCGTCACTAATCTTGTCATATCAGAGCTCATACCTCCAGGTTCCCGTTTCCCATTGAAGATAGCTGCAGATCCAGATCTTGGAACAAATTCTGTAACTAACTATGAGCTTAGTGGAAGTGATTACTTTGCATTGGAttttcaaaaatatataaatcaaatCAAGTCACTAGATCTTGTGCTAAATACAAATTTAGACAGAGAAAAGCAATCTGTTTATAATCTGACCCTTACAGCTTATGATGGAGGAAAACCAAGACTGAGTGGCAACACACATATTCTTGTTAATGTGGAAGATGTCAATGATAACGCTCCTTTGTTTGATCAGCCTTTTTACCAGTGCACTGTTAATGAGAATGCTGTAGAAGGAACTTTAGTATTCAAGTTAAATGCTACTGATTTGGATGAaggtaaaaatggaaaaatactATATGGATTTAGCAATATGGTGTCATGGGAGGCGAATGAAGCATTTATCTTAGACAAATACACAGGGGAAATTAGAGTGAAAGGCAAATTGGATTTTGAAACTGCTAATATGTATGAAATTCAGGTTGAAGCTATTGATCATGGAGATGTTCAGCTAATTGGACATTGTAAAGTTTTAGTGACTGTTGTGGATGTCAATGACAATCCTCCTGAGATGACAGTGACATCACTCTCAGTTCCTGTTCCAGAAAACTCCTCGCAAGGAACCATAGTTGCCATCATCAGTGTTCGTGATAAAGATTCAAGTTTAAATGGAAAAGTCAATTGCTATATTTCTGAGTCTTCACCATTTAAAATAAATCCAGCTTTTATGAGTGATTTTTCTTTGACTGTGAATGGACCTTTGGATCGAGAAGTGAAAGATGAATACGAAGTTATAATTACTGCCAGAGATGAAGGTTCtccatctctatctatctcaaaAACTATTAAGATTGTTATAAGTGATGTCAATGACAATGCCCCAAGATTTGTCCAGTCAGTAGACACAATATTCATTAAGGAGAACAACCCACCAGGGTCTCATATATTTACAGTATCAGCCTATGACCCAGATATTGGGCAGAATTCTTTCATTACTTATTCAATTAGGGAGCGTACGATTGATGGGATTCCCATTTCCTCTTACATTTCTATTAATCCAGAGAATGGAAAGATTTTTGCTTTAGTTTCATTTGACCATGAACAGATTGCATATTTCCAATGCTATATAAAAGCCACTGATGCTGGCCTACAAGCTCTAAGCTCTAACCTTACTCTAAACATTTTCATTGAGGATATTAATGATAATGCTCCTACATTTACCCGACTTCATTCTGAACTAACAATTAAAACCTCCAGGTCAGCAGAACCTGGGCACCTGATAACTAAAGTGAAAGCCGTAGATCTGGATTCTGGATATAATGCTTGGACATTTTATAAATTAAAGGACCTTGGAGGATCTGGAAAATCTCCTTTTGCCATAGCCCATCAAACTGGAGAAATTACTTTAAAAAGGTCATTGACAGATTCAGACAATGATGAGCATAGATTGTATGTAATTGCTCAGGATCATGGAGAACCGTTTATGACAGCAGAGACTCAAATTGTTATATCTGTGGTGGAGTCTGGAGAAGAATTAAAGTTTGATAATCAAGAAACCAAGGTGACTTTTGAAGTGTTTTCTGATGAAAATATTTACTTGGTTGTTGCAATCTGCATCATATCAAGTATTTTTCTCATTACTCTAATTGTGTTTAGTGTGTTAAGATGGCAAAAGTACAGAGATGAGGTGAATGAGCTGAAAGAAAATTACAAGATCTGTTCCAACACTGGAGGGAGCTGGATGTATTCTCAGCACACTCAATATCAAATAAGCTCCAATTCATTGCGACCGAAAAGTGACTTAATTGTCTTTACTCCGAATAACTTTCAAACACCAGGGAATGAAGAACAAGTCAATCCACAAGGGTTCATTGTAAACTCCTCCTATAAGGTAAGGTAA
- the LOC122926035 gene encoding protocadherin alpha-10-like, whose amino-acid sequence MFYQRKDYQAKSRLVNFFLLLIYWDVVLSQLHYIIPEESKHGTFVGRIAQDLGLDIGEINSRMLRIVSREEKEYFQVNLQNGILFVKETIDRETLCPDTPFCIIPLQVIVDKPVQMYRVEVEVEDINDNSPVFPSSVTNLVISEIKPPGSRFLLMVAGDPDLGTNSVTNYELSANDYFALDFQKYINQIKSLELVLKKNLDREKQSVYNLTLTAYDGGKPRMSGTTHIFVNVEDFNDNAPLFDQPFYQCIVNENAAEGTLVFKLNAKDLDEGRNGEILYHFSNMVSEKAKEAFVLDTNTGEIRVKGKLDFETVNMYEIQVEAIDHGDVQHIGYCKVLVTVVDINDNPPELTVTSLSVPVPENSPQGTTVAIISVHDKDSGSNKKINCYISEPSPFKVNPAFMSDFSLTVNGPLDREVKDEYEVTITARDEGSPSLSTSKTLKIDISDANDNAPRFVQSVDTIFIKENNPPGSQIYIALAYDPDIGRNSFITYSIRECIVDGIPISSYISINPENGKVFALVSFDHEQIAYFQCHIKATDAGLQALSSKLTLNIFIEDINDNAPTFTPLHSELTIKTSRSAEPGHLITKVKAVDLDSGYNAWTFYKLKDLGGSGKSPFTIAHQTGEITLKRSLTDSDNDEHRLHVIAQDHGEPFMTAETHIVISVVESGEELKFDNQEKKVTFEVFSDENIYLVVAICIISSIFLITLIVFSVLRWQKYKDEVNELKENYKICSNTGGSWMYSQQTQFQISSNSLRPKSDLIVFTPNTFQIPGYEEQVNPEGVMLSSSFKVSQTKYNIILAYV is encoded by the coding sequence ATGTTCTATCAGAGAAAGGATTATCAAGCAAAGAGCAGGTTGGTCAATTTCTTTTTGTTACTCATATATTGGGATGTGGTCCTGAGTCAGCTACATTATATCATCCCAGAGGAATCCAAGCATGGCACCTTTGTTGGAAGAATTGCTCAGGATCTTGGATTGGATATAGGTGAGATTAATTCAAGAATGCTACGTATTGTTTCTAGAGAAGAGAAAGAATATTTTCAGGTTAATCTGCAGAATGGAATCTTGTTTGTTAAAGAAACAATAGACAGAGAGACATTGTGTCCAGATACACCCTTCTGTATTATTCCTCTGCAGGTCATTGTAGACAAGCCTGTGCAGATGTATCGTGTAGAGGTAGAAGTAGAAGATATAAATGACAATAGTCCAGTATTCCCCTCTAGTGTGACTAATCTTGTCATATCTGAAATAAAACCTCCAGGATCTCGTTTCCTATTGATGGTAGCTGGTGATCCAGACCTTGGAACAAATTCTGTAACAAACTATGAGCTCAGTGCAAATGATTATTTTGCTTTGGAtttccaaaaatatataaatcaaatCAAGTCATTAGAGCTTGTGCTTAAAAAAAATTTAGACAGAGAAAAGCAATCTGTTTATAACTTGACCCTTACAGCTTATGATGGAGGCAAACCAAGAATGAGTGGCACCACACATATTTTTGTTAATGTGGAAGATTTTAATGATAATGCTCCTTTGTTTGATCAGCCATTTTACCAGTGCATAGTTAATGAAAATGCTGCAGAAGGAACATTAGTGTTCAAGCTAAATGCCAAAGATCTTGATGAAGGAAGAAATGGAGAAATACTATATCATTTTAGTAATATGGTTTCAGAAAAGGCAAAGGAAGCATTTGTCTTAGATACAAATACAGGGGAAATTAGAGTGAAAGGCAAACTGGATTTTGAAACTGTTAATATGTATGAAATTCAAGTTGAAGCTATTGATCATGGAGATGTTCAGCACATTGGATACTGTAAAGTTCTAGTGACCGTTGTGGATATAAATGACAACCCTCCTGAGTTGACAGTGACGTCACTATCAGTGCCTGTTCCTGAAAATTCTCCCCAAGGAACTACAGTTGCCATTATCAGTGTTCATGATAAAGATTCAGgttcaaataaaaaaatcaattgctACATTTCTGAGCCTTCACCATTTAAAGTAAATCCAGCTTTCATGAGTGATTTTTCTTTGACTGTGAATGGACCTTTGGATCGAGAAGTTAAAGATGAATATGAAGTTACAATTACTGCCAGAGATGAAGGCTCCCCTTCCCTATCTACTTCAAAAACTCTGAAGATTGATATAAGTGATGCCAATGACAATGCTCCAAGATTTGTCCAGTCAGTAGACACAATATTCATTAAGGAGAACAATCCACCAGGGTCTCAAATTTATATAGCATTGGCCTATGACCCAGATATTGGGCGGAATTCTTTCATTACTTATTCAATTAGGGAGTGCATAGTTGATGGGATCCCTATTTCCTCTTATATTTCCATTAATCCAGAGAATGGGAAGGTTTTTGCTTTAGTATCATTTGACCATGAACAGATTGCATATTTCCAATGTCATATAAAAGCCACTGATGCTGGCCTACAAGCTCTTAGCTCTAAACTTACTCTAAACATATTCATTGAGGATATTAATGATAATGCTCCTACATTCACCCCACTTCATTCTGAACTAACAATTAAAACTTCTAGGTCAGCAGAACCTGGACACCTGATAACTAAAGTGAAGGCCGTAGATCTGGATTCTGGATACAATGCTTGGACCTTTTACAAATTAAAGGACCTTGGAGGATCTGGAAAATCTCCTTTTACCATAGCACATCAAActggggaaattactttaaaacgGTCATTGACAGATTCAGACAATGATGAGCATAGATTGCATGTAATAGCTCAGGATCATGGAGAACCGttcatgacagcagagacacaCATTGTCATATCTGTGGTGGAGTCTGGAGAAGAATTAAAGTTTGATAATCAAGAGAAAAAGGTGACTTTTGAAGTGTTTTCAGATGAAAATATTTACTTGGTTGTTGCAATCTGCATCATATCAAGTATTTTTCTCATTACTTTAATTGTGTTTAGTGTGTTAAGATGGCAAAAGTACAAAGATGAAGTTAATGAGCTAAAAGAAAACTACAAGATTTGCTCAAACACTGGGGGGAGCTGGATGTATTCTCAACAAACTCAATTTCAAATAAGCTCCAATTCATTGCGACCTAAAAGTGACTTAATTGTCTTTACTCCAAATACCTTTCAAATACCCGGGTACGAAGAGCAAGTCAATCCAGAAGGGGTCATGTTAAGCTCCTCTTTTAAGGTAAGTCAAACTAAATATAATATTATTTTGGCTTATGTTTAA